CTGGTACAATGCACGCAACTTGGTTCCCAGTAATTCATTGATTGAATAGGTTCGTATCCTGGCCTTACCCGAGAACCATTCACTTTCTACTTCAAAGGGAAAATCGCTCCATCCTAATATATTTAAATGCTCCTTGCAGTTGATTTCTAACTTTAACCGCATCCTTATTTCTTCATATTCCGATGTAAAACGGTATAAAGCCCTTGCTCCATGTCCCCGCACCTGTGTGTTTCTCGGCTCGTCAAAAAACGTAATCACTTTATTGAGCCGTTCCATTATTGGTTTTACCGGGCCTGGTTTGATTTGAACCAGGTCAATGTCTTCAGAATATCTTGGTGCAGGATGATGGTAAAACTTGTGCAAAGCAGTTCCTCCTCTGAACGCCAGATTATCGTGTAAGAAATCGTCCGAGAATATTTCCACTAACGTTCGGGAAATAATCAAATCCTGTTCGACCTGCGAAAATTCAGTCCATGGTGCCTGTTCCTGCCATTGGGCTATATAGGGCTTGGGTATCATAAATCGCTTTCCAATTTCACATTGACGTCTACTTTCCACTTATTATACACGGCACCCGGCTTTTTTTTTGACCCGGGAATTAACAATACCGGGAAAAAGTTCTTTTGTTTTAAGTGATTAAATATCAATTCCTGATAGTTCTCATACATTTCGAGCTCCTCAAGGAGGAACCCCAATCTTTGCAATGTACTTTTGTTTGGATACCAGCTTAAAAGTTCCGCTACATCATCTTGGGTTAATTCCTCTGTCAGCTCCTCAATGGTGGCAAGCATCCTGTTGATTCCGCCTAATTTTGTTTGGTGATGTATTAAATCGACAATGGTCCGGGCCGGACTTGAAATCCGATAAATTCCTGCATCTGATTTCTTTATTTGAATATTCTTGTCAGACCAATTACTTGTCGTAAAAAAACGGATATCAATATTATTTTTTGATATATCGTTCAATTTTGGTTTTTCAGTCATCAGGTAATCCCGTTGAATTTGTT
This Prolixibacter sp. NT017 DNA region includes the following protein-coding sequences:
- a CDS encoding nucleotidyl transferase AbiEii/AbiGii toxin family protein; this encodes MIPKPYIAQWQEQAPWTEFSQVEQDLIISRTLVEIFSDDFLHDNLAFRGGTALHKFYHHPAPRYSEDIDLVQIKPGPVKPIMERLNKVITFFDEPRNTQVRGHGARALYRFTSEYEEIRMRLKLEINCKEHLNILGWSDFPFEVESEWFSGKARIRTYSINELLGTKLRALYQRSKGRDLFDLDYSRRNVDLNNEEIITCFKEYTSFATGKKPPSRKEFLLNIEEKENSAVFTGDMEGLLRPGVTYNQSEAFKWLKSELIARI
- a CDS encoding type IV toxin-antitoxin system AbiEi family antitoxin, yielding MTIATYIKKLLSEEVYSFSLEEIRRVIGKTEIPLKKELERLTEKGEIVNLRKGFYLIITPRYSSAKKLPIQLYCDKLFNYLKRNYYVGLFSAARFHGASHQQIQRDYLMTEKPKLNDISKNNIDIRFFTTSNWSDKNIQIKKSDAGIYRISSPARTIVDLIHHQTKLGGINRMLATIEELTEELTQDDVAELLSWYPNKSTLQRLGFLLEELEMYENYQELIFNHLKQKNFFPVLLIPGSKKKPGAVYNKWKVDVNVKLESDL